Proteins encoded by one window of Xylella fastidiosa:
- a CDS encoding MlaE family ABC transporter permease, whose translation MPKKTVTAPHIEQDAQDRGQIHLSGSWVLANLLTASELLQSYSNSIQHINARNIDQLDSAGALQLLRFTTRTGLKNEAIEFREEHRPLISTIEILDDEHPKPERDYGFLAALERLGIAVVKTRRNIIDVCSFLGENLVKIAQLAREPRRFRITSTVHHMEQVGLDAVPLVVVLSYLVGAVIAFLGSTILRNFGAEIFVVELVNIAFLREFAVLLTAIVLAGRTASAFTAQIGAMKSREEIDAIQTLGLDPIDLLVIPRLIALLVMLPLLTFIAMIAGLAGGITVGAFDLGIPPQMYLSRMHETMQLRHFIIGMSKAPLFALIIGLIGCLEGLKVTGTAQSVGKHTTSSVVQTISLVIIIDALAALWFMRMGW comes from the coding sequence ATGCCGAAAAAGACCGTTACTGCACCGCACATTGAACAAGACGCCCAAGACCGTGGCCAGATACACCTGAGCGGCAGCTGGGTGTTAGCTAACTTATTAACGGCATCCGAATTACTTCAGTCATATAGCAACTCCATCCAGCACATCAACGCACGCAATATCGACCAACTCGATTCGGCCGGCGCATTACAGCTGCTGCGTTTCACCACACGTACAGGACTGAAAAACGAAGCAATCGAATTTCGGGAAGAACACCGCCCCTTGATCTCCACAATTGAGATTCTCGACGATGAGCATCCCAAACCTGAACGTGACTACGGTTTTCTTGCAGCACTGGAACGCCTAGGCATCGCGGTTGTCAAAACCCGCCGCAATATTATCGACGTATGCAGCTTCCTCGGCGAGAACTTAGTGAAGATAGCCCAACTGGCTCGCGAACCACGGCGGTTCCGCATCACCTCAACCGTGCACCACATGGAGCAAGTCGGTTTGGATGCGGTGCCTCTGGTGGTGGTGCTGTCGTATTTGGTAGGCGCTGTAATTGCATTCCTAGGTTCGACCATCTTGCGCAACTTTGGCGCAGAAATCTTCGTCGTCGAATTAGTCAACATTGCCTTCCTGCGTGAGTTCGCAGTGCTGTTGACCGCAATTGTCCTGGCCGGTCGTACCGCCAGCGCGTTCACAGCACAAATCGGTGCGATGAAGTCGCGCGAAGAAATCGACGCAATCCAAACTTTAGGCCTAGACCCGATCGACCTGCTAGTCATCCCACGTCTTATCGCACTGCTAGTCATGCTCCCACTATTGACCTTCATCGCAATGATCGCCGGCTTAGCTGGAGGAATTACGGTTGGCGCATTTGACCTAGGCATCCCTCCGCAAATGTACTTGTCACGCATGCACGAAACCATGCAATTGCGGCACTTCATAATAGGGATGTCCAAAGCACCACTGTTTGCACTGATTATTGGATTGATCGGCTGTCTGGAGGGACTCAAAGTCACCGGCACCGCACAATCCGTCGGCAAACATACCACCTCCAGTGTTGTACAAACGATCTCGCTAGTCATCATCATTGATGCCTTAGCAGCACTGTGGTTCATGCGTATGGGTTGGTGA
- a CDS encoding threonine/serine ThrE exporter family protein, with protein MSSAPLLSPALSTSYAQRVAFVAEIAGRLHTYGTTAQRLEASLVALSQQLGLDCEPWSNPTGIILSFSDPAKAIGSSDITRVIRLAPGENDLYKLSVADNVAQAVASGRMSISQGHTTLRRLDRELDRRSKMMRVFGFGLAAGGVAGLWKLPWLDVATAATVGLLIGLLTQYTDHRAATREASEALAALLAGFVATLVATLIGPINLNTVIIASVVVLLPGMSLTNAVNELSSQHWVSGTARLAGALTVVFKLTVGALIALSLCKLIGLKPQIYVAQPQPQWVEWVALLTTAYGFAVLFKARFRDYPWVMAAAMAGYVIARYAGKLSGNAEEGVFLSAMVLTAAGNLFGRLMPKPGALIRLPGIIMLVPGSTSMRGFMDVVEHQSIHVGQDELLGVTNVVMALVAGLLFGNLLIPTRKNL; from the coding sequence ATGTCTTCTGCCCCTCTTCTTTCACCTGCCCTTTCCACCAGCTATGCACAGCGTGTTGCGTTTGTCGCTGAGATTGCCGGACGCCTGCATACATATGGCACCACCGCACAGCGGCTGGAGGCATCTTTGGTGGCGCTGAGCCAGCAACTTGGATTGGATTGTGAACCATGGTCCAATCCAACGGGCATCATTCTCAGCTTTAGTGATCCAGCCAAGGCAATCGGTTCAAGTGATATTACCCGCGTGATCCGGTTGGCACCGGGGGAGAACGACTTGTACAAGCTCAGCGTGGCTGACAATGTTGCTCAAGCAGTTGCTTCTGGACGCATGAGTATCTCTCAGGGACACACTACATTGCGCCGGTTGGATCGTGAGTTGGATCGACGTTCCAAGATGATGCGCGTGTTCGGTTTTGGGCTGGCTGCTGGTGGTGTTGCTGGGTTATGGAAGCTGCCGTGGCTGGATGTCGCTACTGCTGCGACGGTTGGTTTGTTGATTGGCCTGCTGACACAGTATACCGATCACCGTGCTGCTACTCGTGAGGCCAGTGAGGCATTGGCCGCGTTGCTGGCTGGTTTTGTTGCGACGTTGGTAGCCACGCTGATTGGTCCGATCAATCTGAATACGGTGATTATTGCTTCTGTGGTGGTATTACTGCCAGGTATGTCACTGACAAACGCTGTGAACGAATTATCAAGTCAGCATTGGGTCTCAGGTACAGCGCGGTTGGCTGGTGCATTGACTGTGGTATTCAAGCTTACAGTCGGGGCTTTGATCGCATTGAGTTTGTGCAAGCTGATTGGGCTAAAACCGCAAATATACGTAGCGCAGCCTCAACCACAATGGGTTGAATGGGTGGCATTGTTGACCACCGCGTATGGGTTTGCTGTGCTGTTCAAGGCACGCTTTCGCGATTACCCATGGGTGATGGCGGCTGCTATGGCTGGTTATGTGATCGCACGCTATGCCGGGAAATTAAGTGGTAATGCCGAAGAAGGTGTTTTCCTGTCAGCAATGGTACTGACTGCAGCAGGCAATTTGTTTGGTCGCTTAATGCCCAAACCTGGCGCCTTGATCCGCTTGCCAGGCATCATCATGTTGGTACCAGGGAGTACCAGTATGCGTGGATTTATGGATGTGGTTGAACATCAAAGCATCCATGTGGGCCAGGACGAATTGCTAGGCGTAACGAATGTGGTGATGGCGCTTGTGGCTGGTTTGCTGTTTGGTAACCTCCTGATACCAACGCGTAAGAACCTGTAG
- a CDS encoding rod shape-determining protein, giving the protein MSKKLRGMFSNDLSIDLGTANTLIYVRGQGIVLNEPSVVAVRQDRAIGGTRSVAAVGVEAKQMLGRTPGNITTIRPMKDGVIADFTYTEAMLKHFIKKVHKARFLRPSPRVLVCVPAGSTQVERRAIKESAEEAGARDVYLIEEPMAAAIGAGMPVTEARGSMVIDIGGGTTEVAVISLNGIVYSQSVRIGGDRFDESITNYVRRNHGMLIGEATAERIKLEVGCAYPQVEVHELEISGRNLAEGVPKVIKINSNEVLEALHEPLSGIVSAVKSALEQTPPELCADVAERGIVLTGGGALLRDLDRLISDETGLYVQVADDPLTCVARGGGRALELVDMHGNEFFAP; this is encoded by the coding sequence ATGTCCAAGAAGTTGCGCGGTATGTTTTCTAATGATCTGTCCATTGATTTGGGGACAGCAAATACCTTGATTTACGTGCGGGGGCAAGGGATCGTACTGAACGAGCCATCTGTGGTGGCCGTGCGCCAGGATCGTGCAATTGGCGGTACTCGTTCGGTCGCTGCGGTGGGTGTCGAAGCCAAGCAGATGTTGGGCCGCACTCCAGGTAATATCACAACGATCCGTCCGATGAAGGATGGCGTCATCGCCGATTTTACCTACACCGAAGCGATGCTGAAGCACTTCATAAAAAAGGTCCACAAGGCGCGTTTCTTGCGCCCCAGTCCACGTGTGCTGGTGTGTGTGCCGGCCGGATCCACTCAGGTTGAGCGTCGTGCCATCAAGGAGTCTGCCGAGGAGGCTGGTGCACGTGATGTTTATTTGATTGAGGAACCGATGGCCGCAGCGATTGGTGCTGGGATGCCGGTCACCGAGGCGCGTGGTTCGATGGTCATTGACATTGGCGGCGGTACCACTGAGGTTGCGGTGATTTCGTTGAATGGGATTGTGTACTCACAGTCGGTGCGTATCGGTGGAGATCGCTTCGACGAGTCGATCACTAATTACGTGCGTCGCAACCACGGGATGCTCATTGGTGAGGCGACTGCTGAGCGGATTAAATTAGAGGTTGGATGCGCCTATCCGCAAGTTGAGGTGCATGAGTTGGAGATTTCTGGACGCAACCTTGCCGAGGGCGTACCGAAGGTGATCAAGATCAACTCTAATGAGGTGTTGGAGGCGTTGCACGAACCACTCTCTGGGATTGTTTCGGCAGTGAAATCTGCGTTGGAGCAGACTCCACCGGAGTTGTGCGCCGATGTTGCCGAGCGCGGTATCGTCTTGACTGGCGGAGGGGCATTGTTACGCGACCTAGATCGGCTGATTTCCGATGAGACTGGCTTATACGTGCAGGTGGCTGATGATCCGTTGACGTGCGTGGCTCGTGGTGGTGGCCGTGCGTTAGAGTTGGTTGATATGCATGGCAATGAATTCTTTGCACCGTAA
- the mreD gene encoding rod shape-determining protein MreD: protein MTRLRNTWLLPVSVILALLLGLLPLPVSVRPIRPYWLALVLMYWVIETPGRVGIGFAFVMGVLADFIYGGLLGEQALRLVVMSFIVQRFRARLRFFPMPQQALVIGGLLFNDCVVATALHLTLGQPLLPWSYWSAPLLGMLLWAPLFVLLDALRLGHGSRK, encoded by the coding sequence ATGACCCGGCTGCGTAATACTTGGTTATTGCCGGTCAGCGTGATATTGGCCTTGCTTCTGGGGTTACTTCCGTTACCAGTGTCAGTGCGGCCAATCCGTCCTTACTGGTTAGCGTTGGTGCTGATGTACTGGGTGATCGAGACGCCTGGTCGCGTTGGAATCGGTTTCGCTTTTGTAATGGGTGTACTGGCTGACTTCATTTATGGTGGTTTGTTAGGGGAGCAGGCGTTGCGTCTGGTGGTGATGTCCTTCATCGTGCAACGTTTTCGAGCCCGCCTGCGCTTCTTCCCGATGCCGCAGCAGGCGTTGGTCATCGGTGGCTTGCTATTCAACGATTGTGTAGTTGCTACGGCGTTGCATTTGACCTTGGGTCAGCCATTGTTGCCCTGGAGTTATTGGTCGGCACCGCTATTGGGAATGTTGTTGTGGGCACCGTTGTTTGTGTTGCTGGATGCGTTGCGACTAGGTCATGGGAGTCGGAAGTGA
- the mrdA gene encoding penicillin-binding protein 2: protein MSVHHPQAKHTYAEVEQFRRRALLSLFVVVVCLFGLVGWYFKLQVLDHEIYATRSDANRIKLHPVVPGRGMIYDRDGRLLADNVPAFRLDVMPDKVADMEAMLVELGKVIPLSEDELERFHRERKVRRRFMPVTLKLRMSEEEMARFAVDRWRFPGVELEPYFTRRYLYSDLFAHVIGYVGRIDEKDLETLNGGDAALTYIGKSGLERYYEQVLRGKIGYQQIETNVQGRAIRSLGRVTAQAGADLRLSIDADLQRAMVAAFGQYEGAAVAMDPRSGEILGMVSLPSYDPNLFVNGISHAQFNALNANPSRPQFNRLVSGGVAPGSTLKPLIALAGLDAGVRRPEDRILSTGMFYLPGVNRGWGDSHRGGHGWTDLRKSIAQSVNTYYYKLALDLGIERFTDYMRRYGLGQLTGVDLTGEISGILPSLEYKRKVRKQAWYQGDTVNVSIGQGDWKVTLLQLVRSVAGLASGHMNRPHLVVAERAAFSQPWQVLPQPPSQPISSNPGHVQVVREGMIDTMRPGGTGYQAAIGAPYSIAGKTGTAQVASRKGEAAVDPRNLPMHLRHRALFVGFAPADNPTIAVAVAVEGGGYGASTAAPIARKIFDAWLLGKLPEGLEPLDSARGRTAIGLTQFDMTVAGVCEAGNRAALQLGEIQVSVAGGMLNSTAMMPVAPRAPVTLDSLPEEDP from the coding sequence ATGAGCGTGCATCATCCACAAGCAAAGCATACGTATGCCGAAGTTGAGCAGTTTCGCCGCCGTGCTTTGCTGAGCTTGTTTGTTGTAGTGGTGTGTCTGTTTGGTTTGGTTGGCTGGTACTTCAAGTTGCAGGTGCTTGATCATGAGATCTATGCGACTCGTTCTGACGCCAATCGGATCAAATTGCATCCAGTCGTGCCAGGGCGCGGAATGATATATGACCGGGACGGACGCCTTTTGGCGGATAACGTGCCTGCATTCCGATTGGACGTGATGCCGGATAAGGTTGCCGACATGGAAGCAATGCTTGTTGAACTGGGAAAGGTGATCCCGCTTTCAGAGGATGAACTGGAGCGTTTTCACCGTGAGCGTAAGGTGCGTCGAAGATTTATGCCGGTGACATTGAAGCTGCGCATGAGTGAGGAGGAGATGGCGCGTTTTGCAGTTGATCGGTGGCGTTTTCCTGGTGTGGAGTTGGAACCCTATTTCACTCGCCGTTATCTTTATAGCGACTTGTTTGCTCACGTGATCGGCTATGTCGGTCGTATCGACGAAAAGGACTTGGAGACGCTGAACGGTGGGGATGCTGCATTGACCTACATCGGTAAATCGGGCCTGGAGCGCTACTACGAGCAGGTGTTGCGTGGCAAGATCGGTTATCAGCAAATCGAAACAAATGTGCAAGGACGTGCGATTCGCAGTCTGGGACGGGTAACGGCACAAGCGGGTGCCGACTTGCGGTTGTCGATTGACGCTGACTTGCAGCGTGCGATGGTCGCTGCGTTTGGTCAATATGAAGGTGCGGCGGTGGCGATGGATCCGCGCAGCGGGGAAATTCTGGGGATGGTGAGTTTACCCAGCTACGATCCCAATTTATTTGTTAATGGCATTTCTCATGCTCAATTCAATGCGCTTAATGCGAATCCTTCGCGACCGCAATTTAACCGTTTGGTCTCTGGCGGCGTGGCTCCTGGTTCTACACTCAAACCCTTGATTGCGTTGGCTGGATTGGATGCCGGCGTGCGTCGTCCCGAGGACCGGATTCTTTCCACCGGTATGTTCTACCTGCCCGGTGTCAATCGGGGTTGGGGAGATTCGCATCGTGGTGGTCATGGTTGGACTGATTTGCGTAAATCGATCGCACAGTCGGTTAATACTTACTACTATAAATTAGCGTTGGATCTGGGCATTGAGCGCTTCACCGACTACATGCGTCGCTATGGCCTCGGTCAGCTCACCGGGGTCGATTTGACCGGAGAGATTAGCGGTATTCTCCCTTCCCTCGAATATAAGCGTAAGGTGCGTAAGCAGGCTTGGTATCAGGGAGATACGGTCAATGTTTCGATTGGGCAGGGAGACTGGAAAGTGACCCTGCTTCAGTTAGTACGTAGCGTTGCTGGCTTGGCCAGTGGTCACATGAACCGCCCGCACTTGGTGGTGGCCGAGCGTGCCGCCTTCAGCCAGCCGTGGCAGGTGTTGCCGCAACCGCCATCACAGCCAATTAGCTCGAACCCGGGGCATGTGCAGGTGGTACGTGAAGGGATGATAGATACCATGCGTCCTGGAGGGACCGGCTACCAAGCTGCGATTGGTGCACCTTATTCGATTGCTGGCAAAACAGGCACTGCGCAAGTTGCCAGCCGTAAGGGGGAGGCTGCCGTTGATCCGCGCAACTTACCAATGCATTTGCGTCATCGTGCGTTATTCGTTGGTTTTGCTCCTGCTGATAATCCGACGATTGCGGTTGCGGTTGCGGTCGAGGGCGGCGGGTATGGTGCTAGCACTGCTGCACCCATTGCACGCAAGATTTTTGATGCTTGGTTGCTAGGCAAGTTGCCAGAGGGCTTGGAGCCTTTGGACAGTGCGCGAGGTCGTACCGCGATTGGTTTGACTCAGTTTGATATGACTGTTGCCGGGGTATGCGAAGCTGGAAACCGTGCTGCCTTGCAACTGGGAGAAATACAGGTTTCGGTTGCTGGTGGAATGCTAAATTCAACCGCCATGATGCCGGTTGCGCCACGTGCGCCAGTGACTCTCGACTCATTGCCGGAGGAAGACCCTTGA
- the queA gene encoding tRNA preQ1(34) S-adenosylmethionine ribosyltransferase-isomerase QueA, with amino-acid sequence MKKSDFHYDLPEELIAQGPLPERSASRLMLVPSAPEQFQDCYVRDLPELLQPGDLLVFNDTRVIPARLFGRKVSGGRVEVLIERFLGTHQAVVQLRTSRSLKVGNRILLDAGGHAEVLGRDGEFYLLSFDVESPLEQWLSDVGQLPLPPYIHREPDEYDRERYQTVFARSVGAVAAPTAGLHFDESLLARLRARGVEFGYITLHVGAGTFQPVRVALLQEHVMHSEWFKVGAELVEQVRSARARGGRVIAVGTTVVRSLESAMRHGELQPFVGETQIFIFPGYCIRSVDAMVTNFHLPESTLLMLVAAFAGRTRILDAYYHAVQQRYRFFSYGDAMLLFPRNAGEQ; translated from the coding sequence TTGAAAAAGTCCGATTTTCATTACGATTTACCTGAGGAGCTGATTGCTCAAGGCCCTTTGCCTGAACGCTCAGCCAGTCGCCTGATGCTTGTGCCGTCGGCCCCAGAGCAATTTCAGGATTGTTATGTTCGCGATTTGCCGGAATTGCTGCAGCCTGGTGATTTGCTGGTGTTCAACGATACCCGAGTGATCCCCGCGCGATTGTTTGGTAGGAAGGTGAGCGGTGGTCGGGTTGAAGTCCTGATTGAGCGTTTTCTTGGTACCCATCAGGCAGTGGTGCAGTTGCGTACCAGCAGGTCGCTCAAAGTGGGAAATAGAATTTTGTTGGATGCGGGCGGTCATGCTGAGGTGCTTGGTCGTGATGGTGAGTTCTATTTATTGAGTTTCGATGTTGAGTCACCTTTGGAACAATGGTTATCGGATGTCGGTCAGTTGCCATTGCCACCTTATATTCATCGTGAGCCTGATGAATATGATCGTGAACGTTATCAAACAGTGTTTGCACGCTCAGTGGGTGCAGTTGCGGCGCCTACTGCTGGTTTGCATTTTGACGAGTCGTTGTTGGCACGGCTGCGTGCACGTGGGGTAGAGTTTGGCTATATCACCCTGCATGTAGGAGCGGGTACGTTTCAGCCAGTGCGGGTAGCGTTGCTGCAAGAGCATGTGATGCACAGTGAATGGTTCAAGGTTGGCGCTGAATTAGTCGAGCAAGTGCGTAGTGCCCGTGCGCGGGGCGGTCGAGTCATTGCTGTTGGTACGACTGTGGTGCGCTCATTGGAAAGTGCGATGCGTCATGGGGAGCTGCAACCATTTGTTGGTGAGACTCAGATCTTTATTTTTCCCGGTTATTGCATCCGTAGCGTGGATGCAATGGTGACTAACTTTCATTTGCCTGAGAGTACGTTGTTGATGCTGGTTGCTGCTTTTGCGGGACGTACGCGGATTCTTGATGCTTACTATCATGCAGTGCAGCAGCGTTACCGTTTTTTCAGCTACGGTGACGCGATGTTATTGTTCCCGCGTAATGCTGGTGAGCAATAG
- a CDS encoding RelA/SpoT family protein, with the protein MNVSLFPQELDVLLRRSGVSTLNPELSQGLVQACQALPSEAGQQVAWPVLLDMLDALVVLSADETLLIAALLFDLPMLRPMLPVLPWRSSTHQQMVGSLLDGQDAAEQVWTLHAGCAAGRNGEGLRRLLLALVHDLRVVPILLARQLAKMRAAGVLLESQRRALAQLTRDIHAPLANRLGIWQLKWELEDLAFCYLESEIYRSIASALDESRVARERYISVIAMELSRVLAEHGVCAEVSGRPKHIYSIWRKMQKKRLHFEQVYDLQAVRVMVEDMAACYAALGVVHALWAPVPGEFDDYIARPKANDYRSLHTAVLGPEERTVEVQIRTHEMHAHAELGVAAHWKYKEDGKGAERDFDRKIVWMRQLLEQAQEGEFGEVVEALDTELLEDRVYALTPKGEVIDVPQGATPLDFAYHVHTMVGHCCRGAKVNGRIVPLTYRLRSGDRVEILTAKEANPHRDWLLRANGFLASRRSRDKVRAWFNKIERARNVQVGKESLDRELKRVGQQYVDLSPIARRFHADSVDDLYVQIALGNIGPNQVSRALLETERVVAFAPLARPSKKRHGLSKSMFIVQGVSNILVQLARCCQPVCGEPIAGYLTLSRGVTVHRADCAVLMRLNAMHPQRVLSVEWGSQLSGSYEVEILVRAVNRRWLLKDIADVIAQEDAHMLEMSSDAFRDNGYLQFRVRLRLSHHRQLAALLGKLDGLSGVNEVRRMG; encoded by the coding sequence GTGAATGTCTCATTATTTCCTCAAGAACTGGATGTCTTACTGCGACGCTCCGGGGTATCTACACTGAATCCGGAATTGTCTCAGGGGTTAGTGCAAGCGTGCCAGGCATTGCCTTCTGAAGCTGGGCAGCAGGTGGCCTGGCCGGTGTTGCTAGATATGTTGGATGCACTGGTGGTGTTGTCGGCGGATGAAACATTGCTGATTGCAGCGTTGTTGTTTGATCTGCCAATGCTGCGTCCAATGTTGCCCGTGTTGCCGTGGCGTTCGAGTACGCATCAGCAAATGGTCGGGAGTTTGCTTGATGGCCAGGATGCAGCGGAACAAGTGTGGACGTTGCATGCTGGATGTGCGGCTGGACGTAATGGTGAGGGGTTGCGTCGGCTGTTGCTGGCGCTTGTGCATGATCTGCGTGTGGTGCCGATTTTACTTGCCCGACAGTTGGCCAAGATGCGTGCTGCAGGTGTGTTGCTTGAGTCGCAGCGGCGTGCGTTGGCGCAATTGACCCGTGATATCCATGCGCCGTTGGCTAACCGGCTTGGTATTTGGCAGTTGAAGTGGGAATTAGAAGATCTGGCGTTCTGTTATTTGGAGTCAGAGATCTATCGGAGTATCGCGTCTGCCTTGGATGAATCCCGTGTTGCGCGTGAGCGTTATATCAGTGTGATTGCTATGGAGTTATCGCGGGTGCTTGCTGAGCATGGTGTGTGTGCTGAGGTCAGTGGGCGTCCGAAACACATTTACAGTATTTGGAGAAAGATGCAGAAGAAGCGGTTGCATTTCGAACAGGTGTACGACTTGCAGGCGGTTCGTGTGATGGTTGAGGACATGGCCGCTTGTTATGCCGCCCTTGGAGTGGTGCATGCGTTGTGGGCACCGGTGCCTGGTGAGTTTGATGATTACATCGCGCGGCCCAAGGCGAATGACTACCGCTCACTACACACGGCAGTGTTGGGACCGGAAGAGCGTACTGTAGAAGTACAAATCCGCACGCACGAAATGCACGCGCACGCTGAATTGGGTGTGGCTGCGCACTGGAAATACAAAGAGGATGGCAAAGGTGCGGAGAGGGATTTTGATCGCAAGATCGTCTGGATGCGGCAGTTATTGGAGCAAGCTCAAGAGGGTGAGTTCGGCGAGGTGGTGGAGGCACTGGATACGGAGTTGCTAGAGGATCGGGTTTACGCGTTAACTCCTAAAGGCGAGGTGATTGATGTGCCGCAGGGGGCGACGCCACTAGATTTTGCTTATCACGTGCATACCATGGTCGGGCATTGTTGCCGGGGGGCAAAAGTGAATGGCCGCATTGTGCCATTGACTTACCGTTTGCGAAGTGGTGATCGTGTTGAGATTTTGACGGCGAAGGAAGCCAATCCGCATCGTGATTGGTTACTTCGGGCGAATGGTTTCCTCGCCAGTCGCCGTTCTCGTGACAAGGTGAGGGCTTGGTTCAATAAGATCGAACGGGCGCGTAACGTGCAGGTGGGAAAGGAGTCGCTGGACCGTGAGCTAAAACGGGTGGGACAGCAGTACGTGGATCTTAGTCCTATCGCGCGGCGTTTCCATGCCGATAGTGTGGACGATTTGTACGTCCAGATTGCACTTGGCAATATTGGGCCGAATCAAGTAAGCCGTGCTTTGCTGGAGACTGAGCGTGTTGTTGCATTTGCGCCGCTCGCGCGGCCAAGCAAGAAGCGTCACGGTCTAAGCAAATCAATGTTCATTGTGCAGGGGGTCAGCAATATATTGGTGCAGCTGGCGCGTTGTTGTCAGCCGGTGTGTGGTGAGCCGATTGCCGGTTACTTGACCCTAAGCCGTGGGGTGACGGTACATCGTGCTGACTGTGCTGTATTGATGCGCTTGAATGCCATGCATCCGCAGCGGGTGTTATCGGTTGAATGGGGCAGTCAACTCAGCGGTAGTTATGAGGTCGAGATTTTGGTGCGTGCGGTAAACCGGCGTTGGTTGTTGAAGGACATCGCCGATGTGATTGCACAAGAAGATGCGCATATGTTGGAAATGAGTAGTGATGCGTTTCGAGACAATGGTTATCTTCAATTTCGGGTACGGCTCAGGCTGAGTCATCACCGGCAATTGGCGGCGTTGTTGGGTAAATTGGATGGCCTTTCCGGTGTCAATGAAGTGCGGAGGATGGGCTGA
- the minE gene encoding cell division topological specificity factor MinE codes for MGLIDFLRNKTKTAETAKNRLQIIIAQERTQRGGPDYLPLLQRELLEVIKKYVKIDADAVKVDLIKDGANDVLDISVALPDDSER; via the coding sequence ATGGGTCTAATCGATTTTCTCAGAAATAAAACGAAAACCGCGGAAACAGCAAAGAACCGCCTGCAAATTATTATTGCCCAGGAACGCACACAACGTGGTGGCCCCGACTACCTGCCACTGCTACAGCGCGAACTGCTAGAAGTCATCAAAAAGTACGTAAAGATTGATGCCGATGCAGTGAAAGTTGACTTAATCAAAGACGGTGCCAACGACGTGCTCGATATATCCGTCGCACTACCCGACGATTCAGAGCGCTGA
- the minD gene encoding septum site-determining protein MinD has translation MAEIIVITSGKGGVGKTTTSASLACGLARRGKKVAVIDFDVGLRNLDLIMGCERRVVYDFVNVIHGEATLKQALIKDKRFDNLYLLAAAQTRDKDALTKEGVEKVLNELQAEGFDYICCDSPAGIEKGASLAMYFADRAVVVVNPEVSSVRDSDRIIGLLDSKTKKAETGGSIITTLLLTRYSPTRVESGEMLSITDVEEVLGLKAIGIIPESGDVLNASNKGEPVILDNNSLAGLAYEDAVGRILGEDHPMRFTTVEKKGFFSKLFGS, from the coding sequence TTGGCTGAAATTATCGTAATCACTTCCGGCAAGGGCGGCGTTGGCAAAACGACTACCAGCGCAAGCTTGGCCTGCGGATTGGCACGACGCGGCAAGAAAGTTGCAGTCATTGATTTTGACGTTGGGCTTCGCAACCTTGACCTCATCATGGGCTGCGAACGCCGCGTAGTGTACGACTTTGTCAACGTGATACATGGCGAAGCCACACTCAAACAAGCACTCATCAAAGACAAACGCTTCGATAACCTTTATCTACTGGCTGCTGCCCAAACCCGCGACAAAGACGCGTTGACTAAGGAGGGGGTGGAGAAAGTGCTCAACGAGCTGCAAGCAGAAGGCTTCGACTACATCTGCTGCGACTCTCCAGCTGGTATTGAGAAGGGCGCCTCCCTAGCGATGTACTTTGCCGACCGTGCCGTTGTCGTCGTAAACCCGGAAGTATCCTCCGTGCGGGACTCAGATCGCATCATTGGCTTACTCGACTCCAAAACAAAGAAAGCCGAAACCGGTGGAAGCATCATCACAACACTGCTACTGACCCGTTATAGCCCAACACGTGTGGAAAGTGGTGAAATGCTCAGCATTACTGACGTAGAAGAAGTCCTCGGACTGAAAGCAATCGGCATCATTCCCGAATCAGGCGATGTCCTTAATGCCTCCAACAAAGGGGAACCAGTGATCCTGGACAACAACTCCTTAGCCGGCCTAGCTTACGAAGACGCCGTGGGCCGCATTCTAGGTGAAGATCATCCAATGCGTTTCACCACGGTAGAAAAAAAGGGCTTCTTCAGTAAGCTGTTTGGGAGCTAA